The Aureitalea marina genome includes a window with the following:
- a CDS encoding ABC transporter permease, translating into MFNIERWQEIFDTIRKNKLRTFLTGLSVASGIFILVILLGFGQGMQNGIAQEFEQDATNRIAVWTGVTTVEHKGLNPGRFIELENEDYDYLIKKYEDDLEFKSSVYRIWSGAATYKNENGSYRVEGVYPDYQFIENASLTQGRFLNYDDQDNYEKVIVIGQKVYKDLFTEGGSAVGEQIQLNGINFKVIGVYTDPGGEREEQRIFLPLSTSQRVFNGGNKVRNLGFTLQRQENFAAALQQSITFSQEIESFLKERHIVAPEDPSAINVFNTLEEAKRFYDLMAMIKLFFWVVGICTIIAGVVGVSNIMLIIVKERTKEIGIRKAIGAQPLSIIMMVLHESIFVTAIAGFLGLITSMGLLEIIGPNVEIDYIVNPSVNFQVAVTTVFILILAGALAGFFPAWRAARIKPIVALRDE; encoded by the coding sequence ATGTTTAATATCGAACGATGGCAGGAGATTTTTGATACCATTCGCAAGAATAAGTTGCGAACTTTCCTGACAGGTCTTTCTGTGGCCTCTGGGATCTTTATCCTGGTAATTCTGTTAGGTTTTGGACAGGGTATGCAGAATGGAATTGCCCAGGAGTTCGAACAGGACGCCACTAACCGTATCGCGGTTTGGACCGGAGTTACCACCGTTGAGCATAAAGGCCTTAATCCGGGTCGATTTATCGAACTGGAAAACGAGGATTACGATTATCTGATCAAGAAATACGAGGATGATCTTGAATTCAAATCTTCTGTATACCGTATATGGAGTGGGGCTGCAACCTACAAGAATGAAAATGGAAGCTACCGGGTAGAAGGAGTATATCCGGACTACCAGTTTATTGAGAACGCTTCCCTCACCCAAGGCCGATTTTTGAACTATGACGATCAGGACAATTACGAAAAGGTGATTGTTATTGGTCAAAAAGTATACAAAGACCTTTTCACAGAAGGAGGATCTGCCGTTGGAGAGCAAATACAGCTCAATGGAATCAACTTCAAAGTAATTGGAGTTTATACCGATCCGGGAGGAGAGCGTGAAGAGCAACGAATCTTCCTACCTCTTTCTACATCCCAACGTGTATTCAACGGAGGGAATAAGGTCCGTAACCTGGGCTTTACCCTGCAACGACAAGAGAATTTTGCGGCGGCCTTGCAGCAGTCCATTACCTTCTCTCAGGAGATCGAGAGTTTCTTAAAGGAACGACATATCGTTGCGCCTGAAGATCCCTCAGCCATTAATGTATTCAACACCTTAGAAGAGGCCAAGCGATTTTACGATTTGATGGCCATGATCAAACTATTCTTCTGGGTAGTTGGTATTTGTACCATTATAGCCGGGGTGGTCGGGGTAAGTAATATCATGTTGATCATTGTCAAGGAACGCACCAAGGAGATCGGGATTAGAAAGGCCATTGGAGCCCAGCCGCTGTCCATTATCATGATGGTGCTTCACGAAAGTATTTTTGTAACGGCTATAGCAGGTTTCCTGGGGCTGATCACCAGTATGGGCCTGTTGGAGATTATCGGACCAAACGTTGAGATCGATTATATAGTCAACCCCTCGGTAAACTTCCAGGTGGCAGTTACCACTGTATTCATTCTAATTCTGGCAGGTGCCTTGGCTGGATTCTTCCCGGCCTGGCGGGCAGCTAGGATCAAACCTATAGTAGCCTTACGCGATGAGTAG
- a CDS encoding ABC transporter ATP-binding protein has product MIEIKGLQKSYQMGSNSLHVLKGIDFNVNEGELVAIMGSSGSGKSTLLNILGMLDEADEGTYTLDGKIIKDLNEKVAARYRNQFLGFIFQSFNLITYKNALDNVAMPLYYQGVKRSQRVERAMHYLEKVGLADWADHLPNELSGGQKQRVAIARALASDPKVLLADEPTGALDSTTSYEVMDIIQKINEEGKTILIVTHEDDIAHMCKRIVNLKDGVIIDDSVVNQVPAKPVAHV; this is encoded by the coding sequence ATGATAGAGATCAAAGGCTTACAAAAGTCGTATCAGATGGGGAGCAATTCCCTTCATGTGCTTAAAGGAATTGACTTTAACGTCAACGAAGGCGAATTAGTCGCCATCATGGGATCTTCCGGTTCTGGAAAATCTACCTTACTGAATATTTTAGGAATGCTGGACGAGGCCGATGAGGGTACCTATACCCTGGACGGTAAGATTATCAAAGATCTGAACGAGAAGGTGGCAGCGCGTTACCGCAACCAATTTCTCGGATTCATCTTTCAGTCCTTTAACCTGATCACTTACAAGAATGCATTGGATAATGTAGCCATGCCTTTGTATTATCAAGGAGTTAAAAGAAGTCAGCGTGTAGAGCGAGCCATGCATTACCTGGAGAAGGTAGGCCTGGCAGATTGGGCCGATCACCTGCCGAATGAATTATCCGGGGGTCAAAAACAACGGGTAGCTATCGCGAGAGCATTAGCCAGTGACCCCAAGGTCTTACTTGCCGATGAACCGACAGGTGCCCTGGATTCTACTACCTCGTATGAGGTTATGGATATCATCCAGAAGATCAATGAGGAAGGAAAGACCATACTTATAGTTACCCACGAGGACGATATCGCCCATATGTGTAAGCGTATAGTCAATTTGAAAGATGGAGTGATCATCGACGATTCGGTTGTAAATCAAGTTCCTGCAAAACCAGTAGCTCATGTTTAA
- a CDS encoding DUF420 domain-containing protein, producing MDRTAEKNYNKWIWILSILIPLAVAILFSVRIPGVDRLGFLPPIYASINALTAVLLIAAVVSIKKGNRKRHESLMKTCILLSALFLVMYVAYHMTSDSTAYGGEGAMKYVYFFILITHILLSIGVIPFVLITYVRALNGKFEMHRKIAKITFPIWLYVAITGVIVYLMISPYYPA from the coding sequence ATGGACAGAACGGCAGAAAAAAATTACAACAAGTGGATCTGGATACTTTCTATATTGATCCCATTGGCCGTGGCCATTCTCTTTTCGGTGCGGATACCAGGTGTGGATCGTTTGGGCTTTCTCCCTCCCATTTATGCCAGTATTAATGCCCTAACTGCCGTCCTTTTGATTGCGGCAGTGGTTTCTATCAAGAAGGGTAATCGGAAGAGGCATGAGAGTCTGATGAAGACCTGCATCCTGCTATCCGCGCTTTTCCTGGTAATGTATGTGGCCTATCACATGACCTCAGATTCTACAGCTTATGGCGGAGAAGGGGCCATGAAGTATGTCTATTTCTTTATACTGATCACCCACATACTGCTGTCTATCGGGGTGATTCCCTTTGTACTGATCACCTATGTTCGGGCCTTGAACGGAAAATTTGAGATGCATCGGAAGATCGCTAAGATCACCTTTCCTATCTGGCTCTATGTTGCCATTACGGGGGTTATCGTCTATTTAATGATCTCGCCTTATTATCCTGCATGA
- a CDS encoding SCO family protein — protein MKNYSYIGISFVILVFGIWAVPKIVNTLSEPDLAVIGQVPEFEFTNQDGKTITNSDYSGKVYVAEFFFTTCPSICPIMNRNMVKIQNEFYGNPGLGIASFSINPEYDTPEILKEYATSYQISNPHWHLLTGQQEDIFKLANEGFNLYVGQAPEVEGGFEHSGFFALIDQEGQIRSRYDENGNPLIYYDGLEDEGIQMLMEDIKKLL, from the coding sequence ATGAAGAACTACTCCTATATCGGGATCTCATTTGTCATTCTGGTTTTCGGGATCTGGGCAGTACCCAAGATCGTGAATACACTTTCTGAACCGGACCTGGCAGTGATTGGACAAGTACCGGAGTTCGAATTCACCAACCAGGATGGAAAAACCATCACCAACTCCGACTACAGTGGGAAGGTGTACGTGGCGGAGTTCTTCTTTACCACTTGCCCATCCATTTGCCCGATCATGAATCGGAATATGGTGAAGATCCAGAATGAGTTTTACGGCAATCCGGGTCTTGGAATTGCTTCATTCAGTATTAACCCGGAATACGACACCCCAGAGATATTGAAAGAATACGCGACCAGCTATCAGATCAGCAACCCGCATTGGCATCTGTTGACTGGCCAGCAAGAGGATATTTTCAAACTGGCCAATGAGGGGTTCAATCTCTATGTAGGACAGGCTCCGGAAGTGGAAGGTGGTTTTGAACACTCGGGCTTCTTTGCACTTATTGATCAAGAGGGACAGATTCGTTCTCGATATGATGAAAATGGAAATCCCCTGATCTACTACGACGGGCTGGAAGATGAAGGAATTCAAATGTTGATGGAAGACATTAAAAAGTTATTATAA